One part of the Phragmites australis chromosome 3, lpPhrAust1.1, whole genome shotgun sequence genome encodes these proteins:
- the LOC133912066 gene encoding serine/threonine-protein kinase WAG1-like codes for MCMEAPPPMDVAQDPAPFSPLYSDVLSQHFPPALLDAGAGALDLSFTSTASASTSSVTTATTFSARSSLSLPSFSTSTSLSPRPHSLSTSPHWAHLAAARAATPDGVLRLAHLHLIRELGHGHLARVFLCRLKSSPPASPLFALKVVDLRDDDPSRVSHVLAESRVLSSLDHPFVPTLYARLDAGRYACFLMDYCSGGDLHAVLRRRPGGRLPVAASRFYAAEVLLALEYLHALGFVYRDLKPENVLLRGDGHVVLSDFDLALPASVEPAVRSRHVRKQSRRGRSIPLPSCFSGNGGSDDEEEIDAKERFEFVAEPTTASSKDCVGTHEYLAPELVSGSGHGNGVDWWAFGVFLYELVYGRTPFKGHTKEVTLKNILSKQVSYPQLDGEADAAQLRDLVGRLLERDPRGRMGTARGAAEIKRHPFFAGVDWALIRCVAPPVVPDKDAAAGGDRKAKQLGSWSSMGGSSFKRKSSSFGRKSNYEERQGVFRKLMNWNHESRSNKAKTNKVKL; via the coding sequence ATGTGCATGGAAGCGCCGCCGCCTATGGACGTCGCCCAGGACCCCGCGCCGTTTTCCCCGCTCTATTCCGACGTCCTTTCCCAACACTTCCCGCCTGCCCTCTTAGACGCCGGCGCTGGTGCGCTGGACCTGTCCTtcacctccaccgcctccgcctccacttCCTCCGTCACCACAGCCACCACCTTCAGCGCGCGGAGCtcgctctccctcccctccttctccacctccacctcgctCTCCCCGCGCCCGCACTCCTTGTCCACGTCCCCGCACTGGgcgcacctcgccgccgcccgcgcagCGACGCCCGATGGCGTCCTCCGCCTCGCGCACCTCCACCTCATCCGCGAGCTCGGCCACGGCCACCTCGCGCGTGTGTTCCTCTGCCGTCTCAAGAGCTCCCCGCCAGCGTCCCCGCTCTTCGCGCTCAAGGTCGTTGACCTCCGCGACGACGACCCCTCCCGGGTCTCCCACGTCCTCGCCGAGTCGCGCGTCCTCTCCTCGCTCGACCACCCCTTCGTGCCCACGCTCTACGCACGCCTCGACGCAGGCCGCTACGCGTGCTTCCTCATGGACTACTGCTCTGGGGGAGACCTCCACGCTGTGCTTCGGCGCCGCCCCGGCGGCCGTCTGCCCGTCGCCGCGTCGAGGTTCTACGCCGCAGAGGTTCTGCTCGCGCTCGAGTACCTCCACGCGCTCGGCTTCGTGTACCGCGACCTCAAGCCGGAGAACGTCCTGCTACGAGGGGACGGGCACGTCGTGCTCTCCGACTTCGACCTCGCGCTCCCGGCGTCTGTGGAGCCAGCCGTCCGGAGCCGCCATGTGCGAAAACAGAGCCGCCGCGGGAGGAGCATCCCGCTGCCATCTTGCTTCTCTGGCAATGGCGgcagcgacgacgaggaggagatcgACGCGAAGGAGCGGTTCGAGTTCGTGGCCGAGCCTACTACCGCGAGCTCCAAGGACTGCGTGGGCACGCACGAGTACCTCGCGCCGGAGCTCGTGAGCGGGAGTGGCCACGGCAACGGCGTCGATTGGTGGGCCTTCGGCGTCTTCCTCTACGAGCTCGTCTATGGGCGCACGCCGTTCAAGGGTCACACCAAGGAGGTCACCCTCAAGAACATCCTCTCGAAGCAGGTCAGTTACCCGCAGCTCGACGGCGAGGCCGACGCGGCCCAGCTTCGGGACCTCGTCGGGAGGCTGCTCGAGCGGGACCCGCGCGGCCGCATGGGCACCGCGCGCGGCGCCGCCGAGATCAAGCGGCACCCGTTCTTCGCCGGCGTGGACTGGGCGCTCATACGGTGCGTGGCACCGCCGGTGGTGCCGGACAAGGACGCCGCCGCGGGCGGGGACAGGAAGGCGAAGCAGCTGGGGAGCTGGAGCAGCATGGGCGGCAGCTCCTTCAAGAGGAAGAGCAGCAGCTTCGGGAGGAAGTCGAATTACGAGGAGAGGCAGGGGGTTTTCCGCAAGCTCATGAATTGGAACCACGAGAGCCGATCCAACAAGGCCAAGACGAACAAAGTAAAATTATAA